A single region of the Brienomyrus brachyistius isolate T26 chromosome 10, BBRACH_0.4, whole genome shotgun sequence genome encodes:
- the zbtb33 gene encoding transcriptional regulator Kaiso encodes MTSLKLITATDIQYSGFLLKSINDQRNAGLFCDVTIIVQDRKFRAHKNILSASSSYFHQLFSVAGQVIELNFVKAEIFEEILNYIYSSKLCRIRSDRLQEVIQAGQTLGVQFISNLGVPLSQVRGLPGLSKVPDLGDALGSGENAQTKNDVHSPEAGSLCMPIITETFSLSAEEFKQTDGSVDKEGNSTNDDVLLVSKEAPENASVSSSTSGAEGPEVLEGCTEVEKVDKRPEEKDVVSGTEDSTSPEAGRAVIKEDGGSQIKDVAPSTGKMDGHKSSFHSSPTQIQIDHSVLPTPLPAPPHSPMVSPNTSTSNVQPPMGPTPFGSLCTPPAPSPHVNSSHVDSLNSPQTREMLPQPHEVLGVQKKQVTTVLEKSSAQPGDFKIKLSDVRSGSGKNGPAIQSPKTVIVGKKTITLDKASEIDSLSTGCKVYANIGENTYDIVPMKEDPGEGDSKASRVRKSHMSSSFSPDSSPQSPRGVSSKKKTKLDQDDHYELIMDGKTFYVCVVCKRPYVCLTSLRRHFNTHSWEKKYPCRYCDKVFALAEYRTKHEIYHTGERRYQCLLCNEFFINYQLLSSHCKQVHNQDPSGRKEKDDTENNLYRLLPCKTLQFKPYSYVSENSAGIPVINEEGIVYHVEPGKGTEVPRPPSSTHTSPAVHLPPSQSKVLNWDDIFVEPGAQPQPQPQPHPQPPAPAPAPPPAQPQPRPQTHVNPAEASSEFEFVIPETY; translated from the coding sequence ATGACGAGTTTAAAGCTGATCACTGCGACGGACATACAGTATTCAGGATTTCTGCTCAAGTCCATCAACGACCAGCGCAATGCCGGACTGTTCTGTGATGTTACCATAATAGTGCAAGACCGCAAATTCCGAGCTCACAAGAACATCCTGTCAGCATCCAGCTCATATTTTCACCAGCTCTTTTCAGTGGCGGGACAGGTGATAGAGTTGAATTTTGTTAAGGCAGAGATCTTTGAGGAAATTCTGAATTACATCTACAGCTCCAAACTCTGTCGCATTCGCTCGGACAGGCTTCAGGAGGTCATCCAGGCTGGCCAGACCTTGGGTGTGCAGTTCATTTCCAACCTAGGTGTCCCACTTTCCCAGGTGAGGGGCTTGCCAGGCTTGTCCAAGGTCCCAGACTTGGGAGATGCTTTGGGCAGTGGCGAGAATGCACAAACCAAAAATGATGTCCACTCTCCAGAAGCAGGATCGTTGTGCATGCCAATCATCACAGAGACGTTCTCCCTATCTGCCGAAGAGTTCAAGCAGACAGATGGCAGTGTGGATAAGGAGGGAAACTCGACCAATGACGATGTCCTTTTAGTCTCGAAAGAGGCACCCGAAAATGCCAGCGTCTCCAGCAGCACTTCTGGCGCAGAGGGTCCTGAGGTCCTGGAGGGGTGCACCGAGGTTGAAAAAGTCGACAAGCGTCCTGAGGAGAAGGACGTGGTGTCCGGGACAGAAGATAGCACAAGTCCTGAGGCAGGCCGGGCTGTGATCAAAGAGGATGGGGGCTCACAGATAAAGGATGTTGCACCATCTActgggaagatggatggacataaaTCTTCATTCCACAGCAGCCCCACTCAGATCCAGATTGACCACAGTGTTCTTCCCACCCCTCTACCCGCTCCTCCACACAGCCCAATGGTATCCCCCAACACCAGCACCAGTAATGTCCAACCACCCATGGGACCAACCCCTTTTGGTAGCTTGTGCACCCCACCGGCTCCCTCACCTCATGTAAACAGCTCGCACGTAGATTCCCTCAACAGTCCCCAAACCAGAGAAATGCTGCCACAACCGCATGAGGTGCTGGGAGTGCAGAAGAAGCAGGTGACTACAGTTTTAGAGAAGTCATCTGCCCAGCCTGGGGATTTCAAAATCAAGCTCTCAGACGTGAGGTCAGGAAGCGGCAAAAATGGACCAGCGATCCAGAGCCCCAAGACAGTGATAGTGGGGAAAAAGACTATAACACTAGACAAGGCTTCGGAGATTGATTCTCTGTCGACTGGCTGCAAGGTCTACGCCAACATCGGGGAGAACACCTACGACATAGTCCCCATGAAAGAGGACCCTGGGGAGGGTGATTCCAAAGCCAGCAGGGTTAGGAAGTCCCACATGTCGTCATCTTTCTCCCCAGATTCGTCACCCCAGTCTCCACGTGGGGTCTCGAGCAAGAAGAAAACGAAGCTCGACCAGGATGACCACTATGAACTGATCATGGACGGGAAGACCTTCTATGTGTGCGTCGTGTGCAAGCGTCCCTATGTTTGTCTGACTAGCCTGCGACGGCACTTCAACACGCACTCCTGGGAGAAGAAGTACCCCTGCCGTTACTGCGACAAGGTGTTTGCCCTGGCCGAATACAGGACCAAGCACGAGATCTACCACACGGGGGAGAGGAGGTACCAGTGCCTGCTCTGCAATGAGTTCTTCATAAATTACCAGCTGCTCTCCTCTCACTGCAAGCAGGTCCACAACCAGGACCCGTCCGGCCGCAAAGAGAAGGATGACACTGAAAATAACCTGTACCGCCTGCTTCCTTGCAAGACCCTGCAGTTCAAGCCTTACTCCTACGTCTCGGAAAACTCGGCTGGAATTCCTGTCATCAACGAAGAAGGGATAGTCTACCATGTAGAGCCTGGGAAGGGGACCGAGGTACCCCGTCCCCCATCCAGCACCCACACATCCCCTGCTGTTCACCTCCCCCCCAGCCAAAGCAAGGTGCTGAACTGGGACGATATCTTTGTAGAGCCTGGGGCTCAGCCCCAACCTCAACCCCAGCCCCATCCacagcccccagccccagctccagccccacccccagcccagccCCAGCCCAGGCCACAGACCCATGTGAATCCAGCCGAGGCCTCATCAGAGTTCGAGTTTGTTATACCAGAGACTTATTGA
- the b4galt7 gene encoding beta-1,4-galactosyltransferase 7 isoform X3 gives MVVVLGSLFWLQLSCSGDMSQISVDDGRLPQKPCPLGKQALTVDDPSWGPHKMALLVPFRERFEELLVFVPYMHSYLNKKKIRHKIFVINQVDHYRFNRASLINVGFLESGNDTDYVAMHDVDLLPQNEALDYGFPEEGPFHIASPELHPLYHYKTYVGGILLLTKQHYQKCNGMSNRFWGWGREDDEFYRRLKTAGLELFRPTGINTGYKTFRHIHDPAWRKRDQKRIAAQKQEQFKVDPEGGLTNLHYKVESKQELAISGAPCTVLNVELECDQNQTPWCLLN, from the exons ATGGTGGTGGTGTTGGGCTCTCTCTTTTGGCTCCAGCTCAGCTGCTCTGGTGACATGAGTCAGATCTCTGTGGATGACGGCCGCCTGCCCCAGAAGCCCTGTCCGCTGGGGAAACAGGCACTTACAGTGGACGACCCATCATGGGGTCCTCACAAGATGGCCCTGCTCGTCCCTTTCCGTGAGCGCTTTGAGGAGCTGCTTGTCTTCGTCCCATATATGCATTCATACCTGAACAAGAAGAAGATACGGCACAAGATTTTTGTGATCAACCAGGTGGACCACTATCG GTTTAACAGGGCCTCCCTGATCAACGTCGGCTTCCTGGAGAGCGGCAACGACACCGACTACGTCGCCATGCACGACGTGGACCTGCTGCCTCAGAACGAGGCTCTGGACTACGGCTTCCCTGAGGAGGGGCCTTTTCACATCGCCTCCCCCGAGCTACACCCCCTGTATCACTACAAGACCTACGTGGGTGGAATACTGCTGCTGACCAAACAGCATTATCAGAAG TGCAACGGGATGTCCAATCGGTTTTGGGGATGGGGTCGAGAAGATGACGAGTTCTACAGGAGGCTGAAAACAGCTGGACTGGAG cTTTTTCGGCCCACTGGCATAAATACTGGCTACAAAACCTTTCGACACATCCATGACCCAGCTTGGAGAAAGAGGGACCAGAAGAGGATCGCAGCACAGAAGCAG GAGCAGTTCAAAGTGGACCCAGAGGGCGGGCTCACCAACCTGCACTACAAGGTGGAGTCCAAGCAGGAACTGGCCATCAGCGGCGCCCCTTGCACAGTGCTTAATGTTGAGCTGGAGTGTGACCAGAATCAAACCCCCTGGTGTCTGCTCAACTAA
- the LOC125750370 gene encoding homeobox protein not2-like, which yields MDTAQFSWSAYLSPAHRPYGAVNSKAQGTSGVRKSSFSIEAILSRRSPDPTQQSMGSQWAPVHTAATALPMWPPAGYSTTNTPYPHFYTSYHPQDENIDVHYNNGYTASCGKLISRRNYVRRTCRRIRTIFTDEQLKKLEEVFSKQRYMTGTEKVLLASALQLSETQVKVWFQNRRTRWRKTQEDDDKTAGSPETSDTKLGASKRDSGSWSP from the exons ATGGATACTGCGCAATTTAGCTGGTCAGCCTACTTGTCGCCGGCGCACCGGCCGTACGGCGCGGTGAACAGCAAAGCCCAGGGGACGAGCGGGGTCAGGAAAAGCTCATTCAGCATCGAGGCGATCCTCTCCCGGCGAAGTCCGGATCCCACCCAGCAGAGCATGGGGTCGCAGTGGGCGCCCGTGCACACAGCAGCGACCGCCTTGCCGATGTGGCCTCCAGCTGGTTACTCCACCACTAACACGCCTTATCCGCATTTTTACACGAGTTACCATCCGCAGGACGAGAACATCGACGTGCATTATAACAACG GATACACTGCTTCCTGTGGGAAATTAATATCTAGGAGGAATTACGTGCGGAGGACGTGTAGGCGGATCCGCACCATCTTTACGGACGAGCAGCTGAAGAAGCTGGAAGAAGTTTTCAGCAAGCAGCGCTACATGACAGGGACGGAGAAGGTGCTGCTGGCGTCTGCGCTGCAGCTCTCCGAGACGCAGGTCAAAGTGTGGTTCCAAAACCGGAGGACGAGGTGGAGAAAGACCCAGGAGGACGACGACAAGACCGCCGGCTCCCCGGAGACCAGCGACACCAAACTGGGCGCATCTAAACGAGACAGCGGCTCCTGGTCTCCGTAA
- the b4galt7 gene encoding beta-1,4-galactosyltransferase 7 isoform X1, with amino-acid sequence MMYSSRRKPVLYFKEDRRSDMQKCPSPSRNSLFPFQKCTVFKLFCLCMVVVLGSLFWLQLSCSGDMSQISVDDGRLPQKPCPLGKQALTVDDPSWGPHKMALLVPFRERFEELLVFVPYMHSYLNKKKIRHKIFVINQVDHYRFNRASLINVGFLESGNDTDYVAMHDVDLLPQNEALDYGFPEEGPFHIASPELHPLYHYKTYVGGILLLTKQHYQKCNGMSNRFWGWGREDDEFYRRLKTAGLELFRPTGINTGYKTFRHIHDPAWRKRDQKRIAAQKQEQFKVDPEGGLTNLHYKVESKQELAISGAPCTVLNVELECDQNQTPWCLLN; translated from the exons ATGATGTATTCTTCCCGAAGAAAACCGGTCTTGTATTTCAAGGAAGATAGAAG GTCCGACATGCAAAAATGCCCATCTCCTTCCAGAAATAGTCT GTTCCCGTTCCAGAAATGCACTGTGTTCAAGCTCTTTTGTCTGTGCATGGTGGTGGTGTTGGGCTCTCTCTTTTGGCTCCAGCTCAGCTGCTCTGGTGACATGAGTCAGATCTCTGTGGATGACGGCCGCCTGCCCCAGAAGCCCTGTCCGCTGGGGAAACAGGCACTTACAGTGGACGACCCATCATGGGGTCCTCACAAGATGGCCCTGCTCGTCCCTTTCCGTGAGCGCTTTGAGGAGCTGCTTGTCTTCGTCCCATATATGCATTCATACCTGAACAAGAAGAAGATACGGCACAAGATTTTTGTGATCAACCAGGTGGACCACTATCG GTTTAACAGGGCCTCCCTGATCAACGTCGGCTTCCTGGAGAGCGGCAACGACACCGACTACGTCGCCATGCACGACGTGGACCTGCTGCCTCAGAACGAGGCTCTGGACTACGGCTTCCCTGAGGAGGGGCCTTTTCACATCGCCTCCCCCGAGCTACACCCCCTGTATCACTACAAGACCTACGTGGGTGGAATACTGCTGCTGACCAAACAGCATTATCAGAAG TGCAACGGGATGTCCAATCGGTTTTGGGGATGGGGTCGAGAAGATGACGAGTTCTACAGGAGGCTGAAAACAGCTGGACTGGAG cTTTTTCGGCCCACTGGCATAAATACTGGCTACAAAACCTTTCGACACATCCATGACCCAGCTTGGAGAAAGAGGGACCAGAAGAGGATCGCAGCACAGAAGCAG GAGCAGTTCAAAGTGGACCCAGAGGGCGGGCTCACCAACCTGCACTACAAGGTGGAGTCCAAGCAGGAACTGGCCATCAGCGGCGCCCCTTGCACAGTGCTTAATGTTGAGCTGGAGTGTGACCAGAATCAAACCCCCTGGTGTCTGCTCAACTAA
- the b4galt7 gene encoding beta-1,4-galactosyltransferase 7 isoform X2, which produces MMYSSRRKPVLYFKEDRRFPFQKCTVFKLFCLCMVVVLGSLFWLQLSCSGDMSQISVDDGRLPQKPCPLGKQALTVDDPSWGPHKMALLVPFRERFEELLVFVPYMHSYLNKKKIRHKIFVINQVDHYRFNRASLINVGFLESGNDTDYVAMHDVDLLPQNEALDYGFPEEGPFHIASPELHPLYHYKTYVGGILLLTKQHYQKCNGMSNRFWGWGREDDEFYRRLKTAGLELFRPTGINTGYKTFRHIHDPAWRKRDQKRIAAQKQEQFKVDPEGGLTNLHYKVESKQELAISGAPCTVLNVELECDQNQTPWCLLN; this is translated from the exons ATGATGTATTCTTCCCGAAGAAAACCGGTCTTGTATTTCAAGGAAGATAGAAG GTTCCCGTTCCAGAAATGCACTGTGTTCAAGCTCTTTTGTCTGTGCATGGTGGTGGTGTTGGGCTCTCTCTTTTGGCTCCAGCTCAGCTGCTCTGGTGACATGAGTCAGATCTCTGTGGATGACGGCCGCCTGCCCCAGAAGCCCTGTCCGCTGGGGAAACAGGCACTTACAGTGGACGACCCATCATGGGGTCCTCACAAGATGGCCCTGCTCGTCCCTTTCCGTGAGCGCTTTGAGGAGCTGCTTGTCTTCGTCCCATATATGCATTCATACCTGAACAAGAAGAAGATACGGCACAAGATTTTTGTGATCAACCAGGTGGACCACTATCG GTTTAACAGGGCCTCCCTGATCAACGTCGGCTTCCTGGAGAGCGGCAACGACACCGACTACGTCGCCATGCACGACGTGGACCTGCTGCCTCAGAACGAGGCTCTGGACTACGGCTTCCCTGAGGAGGGGCCTTTTCACATCGCCTCCCCCGAGCTACACCCCCTGTATCACTACAAGACCTACGTGGGTGGAATACTGCTGCTGACCAAACAGCATTATCAGAAG TGCAACGGGATGTCCAATCGGTTTTGGGGATGGGGTCGAGAAGATGACGAGTTCTACAGGAGGCTGAAAACAGCTGGACTGGAG cTTTTTCGGCCCACTGGCATAAATACTGGCTACAAAACCTTTCGACACATCCATGACCCAGCTTGGAGAAAGAGGGACCAGAAGAGGATCGCAGCACAGAAGCAG GAGCAGTTCAAAGTGGACCCAGAGGGCGGGCTCACCAACCTGCACTACAAGGTGGAGTCCAAGCAGGAACTGGCCATCAGCGGCGCCCCTTGCACAGTGCTTAATGTTGAGCTGGAGTGTGACCAGAATCAAACCCCCTGGTGTCTGCTCAACTAA